The Streptomyces sp. NBC_01197 genome window below encodes:
- a CDS encoding DUF1349 domain-containing protein — translation MTRLPELPFPLLAEGPQAPWKYEEGALSVRAGAREDLFVPPAGDSPEPASDAPRLLGTPPPGDFQLIARVAVGFVGAGDAGALYLETGEREWAKLCFELSPDTPTICSVVTRGYSDDVNSSVVEGDSVWLRISRTGKAFAFHASADGERWTFVRVFALGDGAAAAGARIGFLAQCPAAEGCAVTFDSLVYRDRAPRGLRDGS, via the coding sequence GTGACCCGGCTGCCCGAGCTGCCCTTCCCACTGCTTGCGGAGGGCCCACAGGCCCCCTGGAAGTACGAGGAAGGGGCGCTCTCGGTGCGCGCCGGAGCGCGCGAGGACCTGTTCGTGCCCCCGGCGGGCGACTCACCCGAGCCGGCGTCGGACGCGCCCAGGCTGCTCGGCACACCACCGCCCGGCGACTTCCAGCTGATCGCCAGGGTGGCGGTCGGCTTCGTCGGCGCGGGGGACGCGGGCGCGCTGTACCTGGAGACCGGCGAACGGGAGTGGGCCAAGCTCTGCTTCGAACTCTCCCCTGACACCCCCACCATCTGCTCGGTCGTGACCAGGGGGTACTCCGACGACGTCAACTCCTCGGTGGTGGAGGGCGACAGCGTCTGGCTGCGGATCAGCCGGACCGGGAAGGCCTTCGCCTTCCACGCGTCGGCCGACGGCGAACGCTGGACCTTCGTACGGGTCTTCGCACTCGGCGACGGAGCGGCGGCGGCCGGCGCCCGGATCGGCTTCCTGGCCCAGTGCCCCGCAGCCGAAGGCTGCGCGGTGACGTTCGACTCGCTCGTCTACCGGGACCGCGCGCCCAGGGGACTGCGCGACGGGAGCTGA
- a CDS encoding MFS transporter, giving the protein MTIASAVHGTSTRPATDSRGRAPSPGLTLFAALFGFFLITLDATVVTVALPAVSSDLGGGLAGLQWVVDGYTLAFAALMLSTGALSDRIGARRAYASGITVFTLASAACGLAPGLPVLIGSRVLQGVAAAVLLPASLALVRQAYPEPARRARAVSLWAAGGSVAVALGPVAGGALTSAWSWRGIFFINVPVCAVALLLLSRTPRSHRRPAPLDLAGQLTAVLMLASVTFAVIEGGTAGIVAGGVALVMLAVFLRVESRHRHPVVPLGLFRNRAVSVSLGAGAANSIAFYGLIFVLSLFFQQVRGQSAMSAGLMFLPMSALIPLVNVLAGRLADRFGPRVPMLVGQLVAAAGALLLLTVSRRTPDVLVAVALMPLALGTALTVPPLTATMLEAVPGERAGLAAGVLNAGRQISGGLAVAVFGGLVAGGGFAAGMRTSLLVSAVLLALSALATARLRTARMTLRPAAAGSTEEPAAPAG; this is encoded by the coding sequence ATGACAATCGCAAGCGCCGTCCACGGCACCTCCACCCGGCCCGCGACGGACAGCCGGGGCCGGGCCCCTTCGCCCGGGCTCACTCTCTTCGCCGCGCTGTTCGGCTTCTTCCTGATCACCCTTGACGCGACCGTCGTCACCGTGGCGCTGCCCGCGGTCAGCAGCGATCTGGGCGGCGGGCTCGCCGGGCTCCAGTGGGTGGTTGACGGCTACACCCTGGCCTTCGCAGCGCTGATGCTCTCCACCGGCGCGCTCTCCGACCGGATCGGCGCCCGGCGGGCGTACGCGAGCGGAATCACCGTCTTCACGCTCGCGTCCGCCGCCTGCGGTCTGGCCCCGGGCCTGCCCGTACTGATCGGTTCACGGGTGCTTCAGGGCGTCGCGGCCGCGGTTCTGCTGCCCGCCTCACTCGCGCTCGTACGCCAGGCTTACCCGGAACCGGCGCGGCGGGCCCGCGCGGTGTCGCTCTGGGCGGCGGGCGGTTCGGTCGCGGTGGCGCTGGGACCCGTCGCGGGTGGGGCGCTGACCTCCGCGTGGAGCTGGCGCGGGATCTTCTTCATCAATGTGCCGGTGTGCGCCGTAGCTCTGCTCCTGCTGTCCCGCACCCCGCGTTCGCACCGCAGGCCCGCCCCGCTGGACCTGGCGGGTCAGCTGACCGCCGTGCTGATGCTGGCGTCGGTCACCTTCGCGGTGATCGAGGGCGGCACCGCCGGGATCGTCGCGGGCGGGGTGGCCCTGGTCATGCTGGCCGTGTTCCTCCGTGTCGAGTCCCGGCATCGGCATCCTGTGGTGCCACTGGGACTGTTCCGGAACCGGGCGGTCTCGGTCTCGCTGGGCGCGGGCGCGGCGAACAGCATCGCCTTCTACGGCCTGATCTTCGTACTGAGCCTCTTCTTCCAGCAGGTGCGGGGACAGTCCGCGATGAGCGCGGGGCTGATGTTCCTGCCGATGTCGGCGCTGATCCCGCTGGTCAACGTCCTCGCGGGGCGGCTGGCGGACCGCTTCGGGCCGCGGGTGCCGATGCTGGTCGGCCAACTGGTCGCGGCGGCGGGGGCACTTCTGCTGCTGACGGTCTCGCGGCGTACTCCGGACGTCCTGGTGGCGGTCGCCCTGATGCCGCTCGCCCTGGGGACGGCTCTGACCGTGCCGCCGCTCACGGCCACCATGCTGGAGGCGGTGCCCGGCGAGCGGGCCGGACTGGCGGCGGGGGTGCTCAACGCCGGGCGACAGATCTCCGGCGGCCTGGCGGTCGCGGTCTTCGGCGGACTGGTCGCCGGGGGTGGCTTCGCTGCCGGGATGCGGACGTCGCTGCTGGTCAGCGCTGTCCTACTGGCCCTCTCCGCGCTGGCCACAGCACGGCTGCGGACGGCGCGGATGACCCTGCGGCCCGCCGCTGCCGGGTCCACGGAGGAGCCCGCGGCCCCCGCGGGGTGA